In the genome of Criblamydia sequanensis CRIB-18, one region contains:
- a CDS encoding LptF/LptG family permease: MFPIIWRSLIGQYLKVLFLSLGIFVALLLTLRLNEIAHFAAMGPNSFIILKFIALQIPYMLPIAVAVGSLIASASLLFKLSEAHEITALRSSGFSLSRILFPILLTAGFISIGNFWIVSEFATKSHHSAAKIKNEIRTVNPLLLLNHKHLADLKGFYFETFGTAKMGEAAEKALIAHNDKRSGRMALFFAESLKIKENSLTGNAVSFLLPLKDKGKNEASFILENADHYMVPKDAFSAILGRDLAITGNDHLKLPLLLSKLLIEKRKISQNLPESKELKKAENKCKSEIARRISVGLSPFALTLLGATFGISVGRVRSYKSFFLMIFLTALFLVGYFVAKGLDHNFNLSLILYFVPETLMILASLLMIFKLERGVS, from the coding sequence ATGTTTCCTATTATTTGGCGCTCGTTAATTGGGCAATACCTAAAAGTTCTTTTTCTTTCACTTGGGATTTTTGTAGCCCTGCTATTGACTTTGCGATTAAATGAAATTGCCCATTTTGCCGCCATGGGGCCAAACTCTTTTATAATCTTAAAATTTATAGCGTTACAAATCCCCTATATGCTTCCGATTGCTGTGGCAGTAGGCAGCCTTATTGCCTCCGCTTCTTTACTCTTTAAGCTCTCTGAAGCTCATGAAATCACAGCTCTGAGAAGCTCCGGCTTTTCCTTAAGCCGCATCCTCTTTCCGATTCTTTTAACGGCAGGCTTCATCTCCATCGGAAATTTTTGGATAGTGTCTGAGTTTGCGACAAAATCACATCATAGCGCAGCTAAAATAAAAAATGAAATTCGTACAGTTAACCCCCTTTTGCTTTTAAACCACAAACACTTAGCAGATTTGAAGGGATTTTATTTTGAAACCTTCGGCACCGCAAAAATGGGAGAAGCCGCAGAAAAAGCGCTCATTGCGCATAACGATAAAAGAAGCGGACGGATGGCCCTTTTTTTTGCCGAGTCTTTAAAGATTAAAGAAAACTCGCTCACTGGAAATGCCGTTTCATTTTTACTTCCCTTAAAAGATAAGGGTAAAAATGAAGCCTCTTTTATTCTCGAGAATGCCGATCATTATATGGTCCCGAAAGATGCCTTTTCGGCAATTTTAGGAAGAGATCTTGCAATAACCGGCAATGATCATCTTAAGCTGCCTCTTCTCCTATCTAAACTTCTCATCGAAAAAAGGAAAATAAGCCAAAATTTACCCGAATCAAAAGAGCTTAAAAAAGCCGAAAACAAATGCAAAAGTGAAATTGCAAGACGTATCTCAGTTGGCTTAAGCCCTTTTGCTTTAACTCTTTTAGGAGCTACTTTTGGTATTTCTGTTGGAAGAGTTCGATCCTATAAGTCATTTTTTTTAATGATTTTTTTAACAGCCCTCTTCCTTGTTGGCTATTTTGTAGCTAAGGGATTAGACCACAATTTCAACCTCTCGTTAATCCTCTATTTTGTGCCTGAAACATTAATGATTTTAGCCTCCCTTTTGATGATCTTTAAACTTGAAAGAGGGGTTTCTTAA
- the alr gene encoding alanine racemase, which produces MTVNLLPPIKLNLRAQAELKINLNTIAQNLALLRKKAQGLRLMAIVKANGYGTDSVRLSLELAKLGIDIFGVAFSSEAIFLRECGVTQDIFVIHADPKDAPSLLEYDLEVGLCQEALIDSLEKEAKKLKRKAKIHIHVNTGMNRLGCKSKEALIYAKRIARSEHLELEGLMTHFTSADDPKHDPFTYSQIRKIETLLFEMKEAGIEPKWCHGANSSAFLRFKAPCFNMARIGLALFGCYNTPDCKGVLPLKPALSLTSQVIDIHNCSLGESVSYNRDYFVKQEGEKIAVIPLGYHDGIGRNFSGKGFVLIRGYKAPLVGKICMDFMMADVTEIPNIQIGDPVLFFGEDEWGSLDVETFASFGDVIIHELFARLGPRIARHFY; this is translated from the coding sequence ATGACTGTAAATCTTCTTCCGCCCATCAAACTAAACCTTAGAGCTCAAGCTGAGCTAAAAATTAATTTAAATACGATCGCTCAAAATTTGGCCCTCTTAAGAAAAAAAGCACAAGGGTTAAGGCTTATGGCTATTGTAAAGGCGAATGGCTATGGCACAGATAGTGTACGACTCTCTTTAGAGCTTGCCAAATTAGGTATTGATATCTTCGGTGTAGCTTTCTCCTCTGAAGCCATTTTCTTACGGGAATGCGGGGTTACCCAAGACATTTTTGTCATTCATGCAGATCCAAAGGATGCCCCCTCCCTTTTAGAATATGACCTCGAAGTCGGCCTATGCCAAGAAGCGCTTATTGATAGTCTTGAGAAAGAAGCTAAAAAATTGAAAAGGAAAGCTAAAATCCATATCCATGTCAATACCGGCATGAATCGCTTGGGGTGTAAAAGCAAAGAAGCTCTTATATATGCTAAAAGAATAGCAAGATCAGAACACCTTGAGCTAGAGGGTCTCATGACACACTTTACCTCGGCCGATGATCCGAAACACGACCCTTTTACCTACAGCCAAATCCGTAAGATTGAAACTTTGCTTTTTGAGATGAAAGAGGCGGGCATAGAACCTAAATGGTGCCATGGAGCTAATTCTTCCGCTTTTTTAAGATTTAAAGCGCCATGCTTTAATATGGCAAGAATCGGCCTTGCGTTATTTGGCTGCTATAACACTCCTGATTGCAAAGGAGTGCTTCCTTTAAAGCCGGCCCTTTCTTTAACCTCTCAAGTCATCGATATCCACAATTGCTCGCTTGGAGAATCCGTCAGCTACAACAGGGATTACTTTGTTAAGCAGGAAGGGGAAAAAATCGCGGTCATCCCTCTTGGCTACCATGATGGGATAGGACGCAATTTCAGCGGCAAAGGGTTTGTGTTGATAAGAGGTTATAAAGCCCCTCTTGTCGGCAAAATCTGCATGGATTTTATGATGGCGGATGTGACAGAAATCCCGAACATTCAAATCGGGGATCCGGTGTTATTCTTCGGTGAAGATGAATGGGGGTCTCTCGATGTAGAAACTTTCGCAAGCTTTGGCGATGTGATTATCCACGAACTTTTCGCAAGGCTTGGACCTCGTATAGCCAGACATTTTTACTAA
- a CDS encoding carboxypeptidase M32 has protein sequence MAKRDQENYRKLFEKSYEAKILEGISNILGWDQETMMPEGASAIRGEQLKTMAGLIHKSKTSPDFKEALSNLIDIKNGKIIAKGLSKEQESALKCWRKDYLRDVALPEEFVKNFAKITSEAQVVWRNAKKDNNFKLFAPYLEKIIDLVKQKSRHLSKKGSHPYDALLDEYEPGMTTEDVDSLFKKIKDPIIALLNKIKSKKQVKDDFLHGKFPDSKQVSFSQTLLDDMGYDKAYGRLDFSSHPFSSSSHPTDSRITTRIHPTSLMSNISVILHEGGHALYEMGLDPKEYGSPLGQAVSLGIHESQSRFWETRIGKNKAFWKHYFPLLKKAFPKGLEKIDLDLFYKAINKVEPSFIRVEADEVTYPLHVILRFELEKDLIEGKLKVKDLPKAWNKKMKEYFGITPKNDQEGCLQDVHWSMGAFGYFPTYALGNMYAAQLFETLEKEQPNLEKKLEKGQIAFLKEWLKAKVYRYGRQFESLELLKESTGKPFTEKAYVDYLQKKYKEIYGL, from the coding sequence ATGGCGAAACGTGACCAAGAAAATTACAGAAAATTATTCGAAAAATCCTACGAAGCAAAAATTTTAGAAGGCATTTCCAACATTTTGGGATGGGATCAGGAAACTATGATGCCGGAGGGCGCATCCGCTATTCGGGGTGAACAGCTAAAAACCATGGCCGGTTTAATTCACAAATCCAAAACCTCTCCCGACTTTAAAGAAGCTCTAAGCAACCTCATTGATATTAAAAATGGAAAAATTATTGCTAAGGGATTATCTAAAGAACAGGAGTCTGCTTTAAAGTGCTGGAGGAAAGACTATTTAAGAGACGTAGCCCTTCCTGAGGAATTTGTTAAAAATTTTGCCAAGATCACTTCTGAAGCACAAGTGGTATGGCGAAATGCTAAAAAAGATAACAACTTTAAATTATTTGCCCCCTACCTTGAAAAAATTATAGATCTTGTAAAGCAAAAATCCCGTCACTTAAGTAAAAAAGGAAGCCATCCCTATGACGCCCTTTTAGACGAATACGAACCCGGGATGACAACTGAGGATGTGGATTCTCTTTTTAAAAAAATAAAAGATCCCATCATCGCCCTTCTTAACAAGATAAAATCGAAAAAACAAGTTAAAGATGATTTCCTTCATGGAAAATTCCCTGATTCAAAGCAAGTTTCCTTCAGCCAAACCCTTCTTGACGATATGGGTTATGATAAAGCTTATGGCCGATTAGATTTTTCATCCCACCCCTTTTCTTCTTCCTCCCACCCAACAGATAGCCGCATTACAACACGTATTCATCCAACGAGTTTAATGAGCAATATCAGTGTTATTCTTCATGAAGGCGGTCATGCCCTTTATGAAATGGGCCTTGATCCAAAAGAATATGGCTCCCCTCTTGGACAAGCGGTTTCTTTAGGCATTCACGAGAGCCAATCCCGCTTTTGGGAGACGCGTATCGGAAAAAACAAAGCTTTTTGGAAACACTACTTTCCTCTTCTAAAAAAAGCTTTTCCAAAAGGTTTGGAAAAGATCGATCTCGATCTTTTTTATAAGGCCATCAATAAAGTCGAGCCTTCCTTTATACGAGTTGAAGCTGATGAAGTGACCTACCCTTTGCATGTCATTTTACGTTTCGAGCTGGAAAAAGACTTAATTGAGGGTAAACTCAAAGTTAAAGACTTGCCTAAGGCTTGGAATAAAAAAATGAAAGAGTATTTTGGGATCACTCCAAAAAATGATCAGGAAGGCTGTTTGCAAGACGTCCATTGGTCTATGGGAGCTTTTGGGTATTTTCCAACCTATGCGCTTGGAAATATGTACGCAGCTCAGTTATTTGAGACACTTGAAAAAGAGCAGCCTAATTTGGAAAAGAAATTGGAAAAAGGTCAAATAGCTTTTCTTAAAGAATGGCTTAAAGCCAAGGTTTACCGATACGGAAGACAGTTTGAAAGCCTTGAGTTATTAAAAGAATCCACAGGCAAGCCTTTTACAGAAAAAGCTTATGTGGATTATTTACAAAAGAAATACAAAGAGATCTACGGATTATAG
- the tilS gene encoding tRNA lysidine(34) synthetase TilS: MQETLERELYRFIKQHLSSNKIALLGLSGGPDSFSLYQLLLKLKIPFAVAHIDHGWRKESKEELLLLEKMAKKDNLSFFSKTLVYPDKVKNLEAFCRAARIQFFKSLVETHQMDGVFLAHHADDLAETVLKRVSEGYALPFLGGMKPVSVMKGIKILRPLLFTPKQMLLDWLSKQSVSFKPFLDSTNLDEHYLRPKMREKIIPFLEKEFGKKIKNSLVRMGKESAELTRYLDSKVEASFAGLKKNAWGSYLDFDSFRLEDYERRYLLKKILITQNFGLSDKQFESVLDHLNNFSANKQFLKDKKRVYVDRGHLFLFEKEVLPFEGEWMLKEGVNEFGDLQIEVSKIKNFVIEKKGWESLFKDGLLITLPSLDYRLGKVTPKMDYGEHKTLDKFWNEKKVPAFFRDKLPGLFSSRKLEKELLVPTNIKEDEKLYLIKITPK; the protein is encoded by the coding sequence ATGCAAGAAACCCTGGAAAGGGAGCTCTATCGATTTATAAAGCAGCATCTAAGTTCTAATAAAATAGCATTGCTTGGATTGTCGGGGGGGCCGGATTCCTTTTCCCTTTATCAACTGCTTTTAAAATTAAAAATTCCCTTTGCCGTAGCGCACATCGACCATGGCTGGAGAAAAGAAAGTAAAGAAGAGCTTCTTCTGCTAGAAAAAATGGCGAAGAAGGATAATCTCTCTTTTTTCTCTAAAACGCTTGTCTACCCTGACAAAGTTAAAAACCTTGAAGCCTTTTGCAGAGCGGCTAGGATACAATTTTTCAAAAGCCTTGTTGAAACCCATCAGATGGATGGGGTTTTTTTAGCCCATCATGCCGATGATCTTGCCGAAACCGTCTTAAAAAGGGTTTCTGAAGGTTACGCTCTGCCTTTTCTTGGCGGGATGAAACCGGTATCTGTCATGAAAGGAATCAAGATCCTCAGGCCTCTTTTATTCACTCCTAAACAGATGTTATTAGATTGGCTAAGTAAACAGAGCGTTTCTTTTAAACCTTTCTTAGATTCCACAAACTTGGATGAGCATTATTTAAGACCGAAAATGAGAGAGAAAATTATCCCTTTTCTTGAAAAAGAATTCGGGAAGAAAATTAAAAATTCTCTTGTAAGAATGGGAAAAGAATCTGCCGAGCTTACCCGGTATTTGGATAGCAAAGTTGAAGCCTCATTTGCCGGCCTTAAAAAAAATGCTTGGGGGTCTTATCTAGATTTTGATTCTTTTAGACTTGAAGACTATGAGAGACGCTATTTATTAAAAAAAATATTGATTACACAAAATTTTGGCCTTTCAGACAAACAATTTGAATCCGTTTTGGATCACTTAAATAATTTTTCAGCCAACAAGCAATTTTTAAAAGATAAAAAAAGAGTCTATGTTGATCGAGGCCATCTTTTTCTTTTTGAAAAGGAAGTCCTTCCTTTTGAAGGGGAATGGATGCTTAAAGAAGGGGTTAATGAATTCGGGGACTTGCAAATTGAAGTTTCAAAAATTAAAAATTTCGTTATTGAGAAAAAAGGATGGGAGTCTCTTTTTAAAGACGGGCTTTTAATTACGTTGCCTTCTTTAGATTATAGATTGGGAAAAGTTACCCCTAAAATGGATTATGGAGAGCATAAAACATTGGATAAATTTTGGAATGAAAAGAAAGTTCCGGCTTTTTTTAGGGATAAATTACCGGGCCTTTTTTCATCTCGAAAGTTAGAAAAAGAGTTGCTTGTTCCGACTAACATAAAAGAAGATGAGAAGCTCTATTTAATTAAAATAACGCCCAAATAA
- a CDS encoding DUF4339 domain-containing protein gives MLNDRIWYLFIDDREEGPYSKAELKFDRRITPSTLARKEGSLSWLPISFYKELEDLFEKEREESDSLSENMQSELAMPLETGPPLLFFIVLVLISLLYFYLLVNRE, from the coding sequence ATGTTAAACGATCGAATCTGGTATTTGTTCATAGATGATAGGGAAGAAGGTCCTTATTCTAAAGCCGAGCTTAAGTTTGATAGAAGAATCACACCGTCCACCTTAGCAAGAAAAGAGGGGAGCCTTTCCTGGCTTCCTATTAGTTTTTATAAAGAGCTGGAAGATCTCTTCGAAAAGGAAAGAGAGGAAAGCGATTCCTTAAGCGAGAATATGCAATCGGAATTAGCGATGCCTTTAGAGACGGGTCCCCCCCTTCTTTTTTTTATTGTTTTAGTCCTTATTTCATTGTTATACTTCTACCTTTTAGTTAATCGAGAATAA
- the ftsH gene encoding ATP-dependent zinc metalloprotease FtsH has translation MSNDGKQDFKKGLSNSFIWFLMAAFFLAFMVQSFIDTKIAKVSFSYQLEHLINLQLIQPEDSRKIALNDNLVTFSGKFRDRRTDEGKKRFKFLELLNENHQLKQELAQASDDLKSLRSKVIDSAQWYLQLTGVAIPSQGFIVIDDFYSTSEDDYSVVIRSVSSKKGESLKDLKQRFDSFGDSPSYQEANDFGNDIITLVRNFRSPLLGIGNQGMKLQLKKIEDDVEKIIGSKATPQEKMESYHQMLALLKNLTDKLNTVEDHVRLSNLRSIRSYKEEIDIYSQLVSRLEDNQIQLEKAAQSVAQVIWFYNNQELSTKALEKQDPEVFSHWFTNAKEEWNSFDQNAGGFFKAPDQPLNLVLEKRFKSQEPAPNYFNYLFTILPFLLVVFILYFIFSRQMKGMNTNALNFGKSPARLMTKDQNKITFKDVAGLEEEVEELQEIVDFLKNPKKFTALGGRIPKGVLLVGPPGTGKTLIGKAVAGEANRPFFSISGSDFVEMFVGVGASRIRDMFDQAKKNAPCIIFIDEIDAVGRHRGAGIGGGHDEREQTLNQLLVEMDGFDTNEGVILMAATNRPDVLDKALLRPGRFDRRIIVNLPDVKGRFEILKVHAKRIKLDPSVDLMKIARATPGCSGADLANILNEAALLAARKNRTAVTAEDTAEARDKVLYGKERRSLELDENEKLTTAYHEAGHAIVSLHVEHADPVDKVTIIPRGMSLGATMFLPKKNRVSYWRKELVDRLAVLMGGRAAEDVFVNDFSSGAKQDIEQATSLAHNMICQWGMSDKMGAVFYGESSDTGYYGIGGHYEKHYSEETAKKIDDEMKTILHEAYERAKSLVIKYKEQIELMTSMLIKYETLSAEDVLEIANDSFDENKAIQRRKEADEAHKKKMPTPPPLPQDEGPSKINREPPQQLSPDATM, from the coding sequence ATGAGCAATGATGGTAAACAAGATTTCAAAAAAGGCCTTTCCAATAGTTTTATTTGGTTTTTGATGGCCGCCTTTTTTCTCGCATTTATGGTCCAAAGTTTTATCGATACTAAAATTGCGAAGGTTTCATTCAGCTATCAGTTGGAACACCTAATCAATTTACAGTTAATCCAACCTGAAGACAGCAGAAAAATTGCGCTGAATGATAATTTAGTTACTTTTAGCGGAAAATTTAGAGATAGAAGAACAGACGAGGGGAAAAAACGATTTAAGTTCTTGGAACTCCTCAATGAAAATCATCAATTAAAACAAGAGCTTGCTCAAGCAAGCGACGATTTAAAATCCTTGAGATCAAAAGTGATCGATTCCGCTCAGTGGTATTTGCAACTGACGGGAGTTGCTATTCCGTCTCAAGGTTTTATTGTTATTGATGACTTTTATTCGACTTCTGAAGATGACTATAGTGTTGTCATTAGAAGCGTTTCTTCAAAAAAAGGAGAGAGCTTAAAGGATCTTAAGCAACGCTTTGATTCTTTTGGAGATTCTCCAAGCTACCAAGAAGCCAATGATTTCGGCAATGACATCATCACTTTAGTTAGAAATTTTAGATCTCCTTTGCTTGGCATCGGCAATCAGGGAATGAAGCTGCAGCTAAAGAAAATCGAAGATGACGTCGAGAAAATAATTGGTTCAAAAGCGACCCCTCAAGAAAAGATGGAAAGTTATCATCAGATGCTGGCTCTTCTTAAAAATCTTACTGATAAGTTAAACACTGTTGAAGACCACGTTCGCTTGTCGAATTTAAGAAGTATTAGAAGCTATAAAGAAGAAATTGATATTTATTCACAGCTGGTTTCAAGACTTGAAGACAATCAAATCCAGCTTGAAAAAGCGGCTCAATCTGTGGCTCAAGTCATATGGTTTTATAATAATCAGGAGCTTTCCACTAAGGCTTTAGAAAAACAAGACCCTGAAGTCTTTAGCCACTGGTTTACTAACGCTAAAGAAGAATGGAACAGTTTTGATCAAAATGCAGGCGGCTTCTTTAAAGCGCCTGACCAGCCTTTAAATCTTGTTCTGGAAAAAAGGTTTAAAAGCCAGGAGCCTGCCCCTAATTATTTTAACTACCTTTTCACCATCCTGCCCTTCCTTCTTGTGGTATTTATCCTATACTTCATTTTTTCAAGACAAATGAAGGGAATGAATACGAATGCTTTAAACTTTGGAAAATCACCTGCAAGGCTGATGACTAAAGACCAGAATAAGATTACTTTTAAAGATGTGGCGGGCCTTGAAGAGGAAGTAGAAGAGCTCCAAGAAATTGTAGACTTTCTTAAAAATCCTAAAAAATTTACAGCTCTTGGCGGACGCATTCCAAAGGGGGTTTTACTTGTTGGGCCGCCCGGAACCGGTAAAACTTTAATAGGAAAAGCAGTCGCCGGCGAAGCGAACCGCCCTTTCTTTTCTATATCGGGTTCTGACTTTGTTGAAATGTTTGTCGGAGTCGGTGCTAGCCGTATCCGTGATATGTTTGACCAAGCGAAGAAAAATGCCCCCTGCATTATCTTTATCGATGAAATTGATGCGGTCGGCCGTCATCGAGGAGCCGGTATCGGCGGCGGGCACGATGAAAGAGAGCAAACCTTAAACCAGCTTCTTGTAGAAATGGATGGATTCGACACCAATGAAGGCGTCATCCTCATGGCTGCAACTAATAGACCGGACGTTCTGGATAAAGCTCTTTTGCGCCCCGGTCGATTTGATAGACGCATTATCGTGAACTTGCCTGATGTAAAAGGGCGTTTTGAGATCCTTAAAGTCCACGCAAAAAGAATCAAGCTTGATCCCTCTGTTGATTTAATGAAGATAGCAAGAGCGACGCCCGGCTGTTCAGGAGCAGACCTTGCCAACATTCTTAATGAAGCGGCTTTACTTGCGGCAAGAAAAAATAGAACGGCAGTCACAGCTGAAGATACAGCCGAAGCTCGCGATAAAGTTTTATACGGAAAAGAAAGAAGAAGCCTTGAGCTTGATGAAAATGAGAAATTGACAACCGCCTACCATGAAGCGGGTCATGCGATTGTTAGCTTGCATGTTGAGCATGCCGATCCTGTTGATAAAGTCACTATAATTCCACGAGGCATGTCGCTTGGAGCGACCATGTTTTTGCCTAAAAAGAATAGGGTGAGTTACTGGAGAAAAGAGCTTGTTGATAGATTAGCTGTATTAATGGGTGGAAGAGCCGCTGAGGATGTTTTTGTCAATGACTTCTCGTCAGGCGCAAAACAAGACATCGAGCAGGCCACTTCCCTTGCCCACAATATGATCTGCCAGTGGGGAATGAGTGATAAAATGGGGGCTGTTTTCTATGGGGAAAGCAGCGACACCGGCTATTACGGCATCGGCGGTCATTATGAAAAGCACTATTCCGAAGAGACGGCAAAAAAGATCGATGATGAGATGAAAACCATCCTTCACGAGGCTTACGAAAGAGCAAAATCTTTGGTTATTAAGTATAAAGAACAGATTGAGCTAATGACTTCGATGCTCATCAAATACGAAACGCTTTCAGCCGAAGATGTTCTTGAGATTGCCAATGACAGCTTTGATGAGAATAAGGCGATCCAGAGACGAAAAGAAGCGGATGAAGCGCATAAAAAGAAAATGCCAACACCGCCTCCACTTCCTCAAGATGAGGGTCCATCGAAAATAAATCGAGAGCCTCCTCAGCAACTATCGCCTGATGCGACTATGTAG
- a CDS encoding SLC13 family permease — protein sequence MGSLLLFCMCYLGFVFFENHKTKIALAGSFLLILLNELSLKQAFFEVHWNVMGLFVGTLVLAELFRLSRVPAVFAEWLVDHSKNVRMALILVFILTSIISMFVENVAVVLLIAPVILALCEKLSISPIKPLILLAMFSNLQGTATLIGDPPSMILGSYMKMNFGDFFFYMGKPSIFFMVQVGAFFALLFAFFLFYHETEPITLLSIEVVKSWVPSILLLFLIGILAFGSNLDPESSWLAGITAMILALIGLIWHYFGPAWEKTTNLIRDLDWNTTLFLMGLFILVGAVRQEGWMDALSNWAVTNLPDNLFLVFTAVIFLSLLISAVVDNVPYLIAMIPVVQNVSAGLNLPLPLLTFALLIGTCLGGNITPIGASANIVAVSFLEKNGHRISFFSYCKIGLIFTLSAVIPAAITLWLIWA from the coding sequence ATGGGCTCTCTTCTCTTATTTTGCATGTGTTACCTTGGGTTTGTTTTCTTTGAAAATCATAAAACCAAGATTGCCCTTGCAGGTTCCTTTCTTTTGATTCTTCTAAACGAACTTAGCTTAAAACAAGCTTTTTTCGAAGTTCATTGGAATGTGATGGGCCTTTTTGTCGGGACCCTTGTTTTAGCTGAATTGTTTAGACTATCGAGAGTGCCGGCAGTTTTTGCTGAGTGGCTTGTGGATCATTCTAAAAATGTGAGGATGGCTCTTATCCTGGTTTTTATTTTAACGAGCATTATTTCAATGTTTGTTGAAAATGTCGCAGTGGTTCTTTTAATTGCACCCGTAATTTTAGCGCTTTGCGAGAAACTCTCTATTTCGCCAATTAAACCTTTAATTTTGCTCGCCATGTTTTCTAATCTGCAAGGGACAGCTACTCTCATCGGAGATCCACCGAGCATGATTTTAGGCTCCTATATGAAGATGAACTTTGGCGACTTTTTTTTCTATATGGGAAAGCCAAGCATTTTTTTTATGGTTCAGGTTGGAGCTTTTTTCGCTCTTCTTTTTGCCTTTTTTTTATTCTATCATGAAACTGAACCTATTACGCTTCTCTCTATTGAAGTCGTAAAATCTTGGGTTCCTTCCATTTTACTTTTATTCTTAATTGGAATTTTAGCTTTTGGCTCAAATCTTGATCCTGAATCCTCCTGGCTTGCCGGCATAACAGCCATGATCCTTGCCCTAATTGGGCTTATTTGGCATTACTTTGGGCCTGCATGGGAAAAAACAACAAACTTAATTCGAGATCTTGATTGGAACACAACCCTCTTCTTAATGGGACTTTTTATCCTTGTGGGTGCTGTGAGACAAGAGGGTTGGATGGATGCCCTATCTAATTGGGCTGTAACAAATCTTCCGGATAATCTTTTTTTAGTTTTCACAGCGGTTATTTTTCTATCTCTTCTTATTTCTGCGGTTGTTGACAACGTCCCTTACCTTATTGCCATGATTCCTGTTGTGCAAAACGTTTCTGCCGGCTTAAACCTTCCGCTTCCTCTTTTGACTTTTGCGCTTTTAATCGGAACTTGCCTTGGCGGAAACATTACACCGATCGGCGCTTCAGCAAACATCGTAGCGGTAAGCTTTCTTGAAAAGAACGGGCATAGGATTAGCTTCTTTTCTTATTGCAAGATCGGCCTCATCTTTACCCTGAGCGCCGTTATCCCGGCTGCCATCACTCTCTGGCTTATCTGGGCATAA
- a CDS encoding LptF/LptG family permease — protein sequence MTVLPLRIFERYFFKEFCKTFFFILSAVFFLFMVIDFSSRTAMHHQHGMRFDVLEIFWYYFYEFSLEVKILVPFSALVATIKVVSELSSHGELTALLTSGMRLKRVLRPFVIMGLLLSLLTIANEEYIVPKANRYINRMIHFKKKEGKKRKSQTHIQTIPLDGGDERLLYTHYEENSQRFFDVVWLKSFDEYYRIKYLYPFQSPPLAKEVEVIKRDEKGRFSVFESFDELAILDLYLEKERLTQTIMKPEEFSLSELLKKTPPFFSECKEKECQLQTVLLLKLFLPWLTLLVILGALPSLIFFSRGKALYRIYAGALFTFFFMYLFLEAASVLAKKQVLEPELALGIPFSFFLSFILFRYYKLR from the coding sequence ATGACCGTTCTACCGCTCCGCATCTTTGAGCGTTATTTTTTTAAAGAGTTTTGCAAGACCTTTTTTTTTATTTTAAGCGCCGTTTTCTTTCTTTTCATGGTGATTGACTTTTCTTCTAGAACTGCCATGCACCATCAACATGGCATGCGTTTTGATGTGCTTGAAATTTTCTGGTATTACTTTTATGAATTTTCCTTAGAAGTTAAAATCTTAGTTCCCTTTTCAGCCCTTGTGGCCACTATAAAAGTGGTTTCCGAATTAAGCTCCCATGGCGAGCTCACAGCTCTTCTCACCTCAGGCATGCGATTAAAAAGAGTGCTTAGGCCTTTTGTTATCATGGGTTTACTTTTAAGTCTTTTAACCATAGCTAACGAAGAGTATATCGTTCCAAAAGCGAATCGTTATATCAACCGCATGATCCATTTTAAGAAAAAAGAAGGAAAAAAAAGAAAAAGCCAAACTCATATCCAAACGATCCCTTTAGATGGAGGAGACGAAAGACTCCTATACACGCATTATGAGGAAAACTCTCAGCGTTTTTTTGATGTCGTATGGTTAAAATCCTTCGATGAGTATTACCGCATTAAATACCTTTACCCCTTTCAATCGCCTCCTCTTGCCAAGGAAGTTGAGGTTATAAAAAGAGATGAGAAAGGAAGATTTTCAGTGTTTGAGTCCTTTGATGAACTTGCGATCCTTGATCTTTATCTTGAAAAGGAAAGGCTCACTCAAACAATTATGAAGCCTGAAGAATTTTCATTAAGTGAATTATTAAAGAAAACGCCTCCGTTTTTTTCAGAGTGCAAAGAAAAAGAATGCCAGCTTCAGACAGTTTTGCTTCTCAAGCTTTTTTTGCCTTGGCTTACTCTTCTCGTTATTTTAGGGGCTCTTCCTTCCCTCATTTTTTTTTCCAGGGGGAAAGCTCTTTACCGAATCTATGCCGGCGCCCTCTTTACCTTCTTCTTTATGTACCTTTTTTTAGAAGCCGCATCCGTCCTTGCCAAAAAGCAAGTCTTAGAGCCGGAGCTCGCCCTTGGAATACCTTTTAGTTTTTTTCTTTCATTTATTCTTTTCCGCTATTACAAATTGAGATAG